One genomic region from Nitrospirota bacterium encodes:
- a CDS encoding polyprenyl synthetase family protein, translated as MTDVWEAYREELQGVEDQVRKNLDSKVALVNTVAAHILSSGGKRIRPLLLLLSARLCGYTDKDDLLLGSLVEYIHTATLLHDDVVDDADLRRGRRTARKVWGNQISILVGDYLYSKAICQIVEFRSQAINEVLSEACRKMAEGEVLQLYYNGNPAMPESEYLRIAEHKTAGLMAASCRMGAIIGGASEEKQEALFRFGQHLGIAFQVADDTLDYAANGDRLGKSLGQDLRQGKATLPLLHLLQHCSDEDKQMIKDCMETRTLTEPDLLRIIALMQEYGSIAYAMDRARAFVTAAKRDLELFDDCPPRRALSVVADYMVSRDR; from the coding sequence ATGACCGATGTGTGGGAGGCCTATCGCGAGGAACTCCAAGGCGTCGAAGATCAGGTCCGGAAAAACCTCGACTCGAAAGTCGCGCTCGTCAACACCGTCGCCGCCCACATCCTCAGCAGCGGCGGCAAACGCATCCGCCCCCTGCTGCTCCTCCTCTCCGCCCGTCTCTGCGGCTATACGGACAAAGACGATCTGTTGCTGGGCAGCTTAGTGGAATATATCCACACCGCCACGCTGCTCCACGACGATGTCGTGGACGACGCGGACCTGCGGCGGGGGCGCCGGACGGCGCGCAAAGTCTGGGGCAACCAGATCAGCATCCTGGTCGGGGATTACCTCTATTCGAAAGCCATCTGCCAGATCGTCGAATTCCGCAGCCAGGCGATCAACGAAGTGCTCTCGGAGGCCTGCCGGAAGATGGCCGAAGGTGAGGTCCTCCAGCTTTACTACAACGGCAATCCGGCGATGCCCGAATCGGAGTACCTGCGCATCGCCGAACATAAGACCGCCGGCCTCATGGCCGCTTCGTGCCGCATGGGCGCGATCATCGGCGGCGCGTCCGAGGAGAAACAGGAGGCCTTGTTTCGCTTCGGGCAGCACCTCGGCATCGCGTTTCAGGTGGCGGACGACACGTTGGACTATGCGGCCAACGGGGACCGTTTGGGAAAATCGCTGGGGCAGGACCTGCGGCAGGGGAAGGCGACCTTGCCGCTGCTGCACCTCCTCCAGCATTGCTCGGACGAAGACAAGCAGATGATCAAAGACTGCATGGAAACGCGGACCCTGACCGAACCGGATCTGCTGCGCATCATCGCGCTGATGCAGGAGTACGGATCGATCGCGTACGCGATGGACCGGGCCCGCGCGTTCGTGACCGCGGCGAAGCGCGATTTGGAGTTGTTCGACGATTGCCCACCCAGGCGAGCGCTGTCGGTCGTCGCCGACTACATGGTGAGCCGCGACCGGTAG